The region ACAAGAGGCTTTAagtctttttcttataaatttctcAAATAGTTTTAAGTCCTATTTTGATATCAACGCCTTAAACCATTTGATGTCATTCCAATGTTACTGTGACGCATCCCGAGGTGAATAAATCCGAGATTTAAAGAATCAGTAGTTGATATTTCAGAAAAACTATGAATACTCCGTGGATAAGGATATTAGTCTTGGAAGATCAGAGCACTAAAATACTCACAGacaagaaggaaaaataaaaggagaaaGATGGAAAAAAGTGCTGATTAACTACCAAGTACAACAATAATAAAGGGGCAATCCGCCTCAGACAAAGACAAAGGGCAAGAGTTTAGCTGAAAGCGGTATTTTCTGTTAAAGTGAACTGTGTTCATTGTAAAAGTTTCCGGTATATATGTAGAATCAACTCAGAATTCCACTACCATTTTAGAATAAAACCATTTAGAATAAAACTGAACGGATTGTGACTTTTAACTTAATCTAGATGAAATTACTACTGGAAATGATTTATTACTAAAATCTACAAGGTTTTGTGACAAGAAATAACTGTGGAATATGTAAAAGTGCTTTTAGAGAtcactttttcatattatagCTGTAATTCGCaatcaattaaaagcttttgagTAGAAATATGCTATAGCCTAATGTATCGAATTTTTTGGTGAAGTTTTATCttcacaaaaaaagtttaatatttaaagtttaatattttccaactgtaattttgttttcagtccATATAATAACTACAAAGTAtagattattttctttatgaTGTTATTTCATTAATTGTGCGAAAATTTCTGAAGCTCAAACTCTGcagaaaaataccccaatttgtacatatttaattttatacttaAGTATGTTAGTTCAAACATTTTAGAACTTTGTAGTATATGTGGCAATTAACTGATGTTTGGTGGTCTGCATTTCTGGAAGGCGTCAGcattcttaaaaataacaacacatTAGCGAATTGTAatatatcattaaaaataaGTCAGGATATTTTAAATGGTGGACCCAATGACACTATTTTGCGTACGCTTCCAGTGCCAATTGAAGATTAAGGGCTAATAAGTTAAACGAATTAATATCTTTGAGATCTGTAGTTTATTCTTGTGAAATACGGGCTGTACGGTGTAAAATAAGAGTGCTTACAAATTCTCTTTCCAAATTTGCCACGTGGTTCCGTCAGGGTAGTCAAGCAAAATGCCTGAgaagaacaaacaaacatattGAGGTCTCCCCAAGAGATTTAAAATTAGTTACTTTGCCAGTTGAACAATCGCTGACATAAATTTGGCTTGGGACACTTAAATTCGTTTGCTTGAAATATGTGGAGTCGATTTCCTTCAAAAAATTGTCCCAATCGTCCTAGATAAagagaattatttaaaattaaggttaaacgcattttaatcttaaaaattaagtaaattacACAAAATAAATACTACTAATTGCTAACTGAGAGTGGAATTATCCTATTCCACATATCCGAGCTCCACAGTTCTGGAGATCTTACaccatttaatataatttttactacCTTATGTCACTGCCTTATGATCCTCGTTGCCCTCTAAAAGCCCGTGAGGTTACGGAAAAGGAGGCCGAAGTCTTATTTTATCttcgattaattttttttgctcataCAAAATGAGAATTTTAATGAAGGTACAACTTCGATTGAGGTACAAGGAACAAATAACCTTAGTAAAGCAGAACTTTTAAATGTTTACTAACATGAATAAACCGTGCGATTGGCGTCCAGGAGTAAATGTAACAATCACTGGTATATTTACATTTAACAATATTAGCATCATAACTTCTTATGCCTTTTTGAAAGGCGATCAATCACTTCTGATTTCCTCTTCAAAACAAGCATTTCCATAGATTGAGCAACATTTATCCTTTCCTTTTCTTCGGAACGAGCTTTTAGTGCTGCTGCCAGTATGCTTTGAGCATGctttatttgtgaaaaaaaaaatatagataaatattaaGTACATTCATTCTTAAAATATACTTAGATTCTATTCACCAATCCCCACCCGAGCACAATTCGTCTCCACACCACTTACTTGAAAAAATGTACACCATTTAGTATAATTTTCCGCTCTGTTGAATATTATATGTGGGAGCTCTGTGTGACTCTCTTTTGCTCATCACCTGAGAATTCAGTTTTATCTTAATCGACattttagaactttttttagGACAAAATTATCCAACAAGTGAGACTATTCTATTCCCCCTACTCTTTTCACACTATTACTAATGgccgaagaaaaaattaagctaaTGCAAACTTATGAACTGAACAAAGGAACGTTGCAAATTAACCTTCAAAATATCCTATTTACCTTAGATTGAGTTTTCGAGCAGTAGTGCCATATTGCTGTCAGGTCGCATAATGCTGCCAACTCACCAGAAGATAAAATAATCTGAGACCAACGTAGCTGCGCACTCTTCTCCCCTCTCCCACTTTGTTAAAAGCTTCGCCCTTTAACCCCTCACATGAAGTTCCTACGATCATTGAATGTTTTCTTGTGACCTCTTCCCACCCCATTAAAGAatttacttctttttgtttggcccaAGCTTGATTGCTCAAAAATTGCATTCTTAACCTATCATCCGTCGTCCAGAAAACGCGATATCAACACTTtcaattttctataattatagcTTTAGAAAGTGGGACTGAATCACGTTTGCGTACAACTTGTTTCTCGTTTCTTATATCTAAAATCGTCTTTGGATAATTACTCTGGAAAGCAACTAGATTATCTTCCTCAAACTTTTGAAGTGGTTCCTTTCTAATGCCATACTTGACCTCTGTAACAACTGTCGCTTCTAGCATAATAGTCTTTGTTCTAAGACGTATCTCCAATTTCTTCAGAATGTATTTcactccaaaaaaaaagaaataaaaacaacaccCTGTGCCTCGactgttatattttttacatCTTAACTGCACCCTTGCCATTAACGGTTTCTGTGTAAGTGCAACCGACAACTCGATCAGCTTGCTTGTTACCTATCTACAGTTTTCATCCTCAATCAGATTTAAGCGACTTactcttcttaaaattaattttcaggtGCATTCTCTCACCCTGAACTCTCAAAGTCtccaaaagttcattcattttgctaaatttTAAGGACACTCAAATCGTTTTACCAATTTAAGAGAATATACACCTATAGCCTTGGCTGTGTTCCTAACACATAGCACTTACCACTTTAAAACACTTATATTCTAAGGCGTACACAGCGTTGCTATgtcagaattttaatttgtaccTAACAAAGCTCTAAAAATGTACCAGACACCAAAAATTATAGCGCTTGTTGTGCGAAGTGCAGCACGCGCATCTTCCTTCGAACAGTACTCTCTACAAAATGAACAACCAGGGTTGGTAATCTGCACCTTTAGCTATTTATGTATTACCAATGGGTCAATTATTAAGTATAATTAAACAGGCCTCCCTTAAGGATGGAACTAAATGAGCCTCGTTCTTAGAGTTTTAAATTGGATGCCAATTTCTGGAAACAAACAATTGAAAACGTACGTTCACACAGAACCTAAAGAGTGCCTGCGATGTCACAAAGACGAAAAAGACAAGTCCCGAGACATCAGTATTTTTATAACAATGAACAGAAAGAGTCCTAATTCCGGCTAtcgaaaaaaaatgctgaatttTGTTGCAAATGTTCTGGATTTTTACCAGTTTGGCAAAATTGTACCGAATTTTtgagataaagaaaaaattgtaaagatGTACAAGTCGGAGGAAAATGTACTGAATTTGGTACAGTTGTACCACCCATACCATCACTGGGTGTACAATGATAGGACCGCCACTGAAGCTTTTCTATTAGCTTAATAAATGTCAGTTTTTATTCTATTGAACTGAGGACTAAATAGGTTTGATAATTCTaaaacttctcaattattaaactAAACCCAAAATTTTGTCTTCGCTTGATCTTACTTTTCTTAAGACCAAATGTACTCTTAAAACTTATCTAGTGCCTCTCTTGGTAAGATAAGTATTATCATACAAAGTAATTAGATTCCTACCGAAACAAACCTATGTCTCTGCAATTACGTCCTTAACTCATCACTTTCCTTATGGAGGAGTTTAAGCTTAATTTCTTGAAAAAGGTCTGGTGAGTTTTCCTAAGAAATCCGTTTCCCTTGAACCAGTTAAAAATTCGTATTTAGAATTTACCTCTTTTTTGGAAACTTCTGACCTCCTCCCAAAAGTGTTCTCCTATCCTTCAGATCTACATGGAAAGGGAAGCAATTTACCATCCAACCTCCCTTCGCTAAAAGAAGTGTATTTTGGAAAAGTGTTAATATTGTTGCTGATAGAGCAAAGTAAAgatttttgttgtaaaaaatatatgcagcAATGAGTAGCATGGAAGGTATGGGCCATCTTATCAAAATCAAGAGAAACCGAAGAAAGTACCACtcttttaaagaaatagaaataatttaCCAAAAACTCGTTTTCTGGAAAATTTCAAGTTAAGGTTTTCCAAAGCCTTATGAAATCTACCAATTAATAAGGGCACACTCAGTCAGTGGTAGATTTGGTTCTTATGATTAAGATTTCCTGAGGAGTATGTGACCTTATGACTAGCCTAGAACTATAACTTGTACTGAAAGGACAAGATATTTACACGATTATATTTCATTAGTGCAGATCTATTCTTTCATCAAGCCAGAACTATGATACCGTTTAGAACCTTTCTTAGAGAGTGAtcgaaaataatttcaaaataggaAAATCTTCCATGTTCACATGTTTGTAACGTTTTGGTAACGttgtttcagtaaaaaaaaaaaaaaaaatcgtaaagcCCATTTCAAAAGATGAATCCTGTGGATGGATAGAGCTGAATCGCAGCTACCAAGTGAGAGTAAATTGTCGTCTAACATTGAGACGTTAAAACCATAGGATTGCAGAAAAATAAAGTACCGGAAACTTGCATAGGGAACATGAAGCTTAAGAAGAATCATGATTTAATACAGATTTAAACAGGTTTAATTATCACAATTAAAATAACACTGGACTTTAACTAGTaaacaaaacacttttttgagAGTAAAGCGCTACGCGTAAACttgaaatgataaaaaaaagctatacaAAATGCGAAGGGGTTCCTGTCCTGTCTCATTCTCCCTCCTCCCTCCCACCCtttccaataaaaattattttttccttactGAATTTATTTTACAGCTGGGTAGAAAAACTTCAATAAGAGTTATACATAATGCTTCTTTGACTCTCATAATTTCTAATTTGGGTTATGGTGACTTTTTATTGCAAAATCGtgacattttcattttcaaagtaTTGTAACAATAGTTAAAGTTCAGTATGAAGAGCTGGTCTGCCAGTCCTCCCTCACGCAAATTTAGGATGATTTGTGCTCacttaagttgtaatgtcgctctttCCTCTCACTTGAGAAAActtcaaatacttttttattatagaaaaaaaaattgcgctCGAAAAATATTTAGTATTCAATACCTCAGAATCGATTAGCTCTTCATAGATGTCTCTTGCCACCTGACTGCTATGGTTGAGCTGAAAATAACTATTGAGCTCTTCCCTGTTACGGAAACCgcatctaaaataaaattgtgaattaaATGTACTTGAATGAAACAtagcttagaaaaaactgcatGAATGTAAAAATCTGGAAGTATGTTGTGCACAGCTAACTTCATTACTTAAATATGGAAGTGCATCCGTAACCTTAAAGATGCAGCTGAGGCATTTTGCTGATATTTGCTGATATTGTGTCAG is a window of Artemia franciscana chromosome 7, ASM3288406v1, whole genome shotgun sequence DNA encoding:
- the LOC136029104 gene encoding uncharacterized protein LOC136029104, yielding MELLRTSVNDLISELNHTLNEAKTSIKEDPERFLKEGYEVLGKGMDAYAQFHKRCGFRNREELNSYFQLNHSSQVARDIYEELIDSEDDWDNFLKEIDSTYFKQTNLSVPSQIYVSDCSTGKVTNFKSLGETSICLFVLLRHFA